A section of the Parasteatoda tepidariorum isolate YZ-2023 chromosome 6, CAS_Ptep_4.0, whole genome shotgun sequence genome encodes:
- the LOC107455406 gene encoding DAN domain family member 5 has protein sequence MKPRPKPKPRPEFFIYFLLFTIVHFSCGLCRDIRNYHLSPSLSEDLKIMEEQQKQKISPESFLIGRKDSLGDADYASEAPRPDSDHGVTDYDEYLDTRDDSVLQSSDVVAEVAVTSPGAGYTQTEESPAMDESQVWSLIDEVVAKRNRIRRQSPPSDSPPQWRRKHKRRHRLLLKSRKHSNSSQEGGRKGRKQHRSSILKSDSEAHIITSASEVKKDWCRTIPFTHKVTAPRCKPKVINNNFCYGQCNSFFIPQQRTSEGVAFQSYSNCKPDRLRWSNVTLDCPDLIPPVVQKTVLIVDSCRCIAMDEPNDERLNKNIRHHTRHFKGRSKKRT, from the coding sequence ATGAAGCCTCGTCCCAAACCAAAGCCACGGCCGGAATTCTTCATCTACTTCCTCCTCTTCACCATCGTTCACTTCAGCTGTGGTCTTTGCAGAGATATCCGGAATTATCACTTATCACCATCACTTTCAGAAGATCTCAAAATCATGGAAGAacaacaaaaacagaaaatctCCCCAGAATCATTCCTTATCGGTAGAAAGGACTCATTAGGTGACGCAGACTACGCCTCTGAAGCACCCCGTCCAGACAGTGATCACGGCGTCACAGACTATGACGAATATCTCGATACTCGAGACGATAGCGTACTACAATCGAGTGACGTCGTCGCTGAAGTGGCCGTGACGTCACCTGGTGCAGGATATACCCAAACCGAAGAGTCTCCAGCGATGGATGAAAGTCAAGTGTGGTCTCTCATTGATGAAGTTGTCGCCAAACGGAACCGGATACGACGTCAGAGTCCCCCATCAGACTCTCCTCCTCAATGGCGTCGTAAACATAAGCGGCGGCATCGACTGCTTTTGAAGTCCAGGAAGCACTCGAATAGTTCACAAGAGGGCGGACGAAAGGGCAGGAAGCAACACAGGAGCTCAATTCTCAAATCTGATAGTGAGGCACACATAATCACTAGTGCTAGTGAGGTGAAAAAAGACTGGTGCCGCACTATACCTTTTACTCACAAAGTGACTGCACCGCGGTGCAAGCCAAAGGTTATCAACAATAACTTCTGCTACGGACAgtgcaattctttttttatacctcAGCAAAGGACTTCTGAAGGAGTTGCGTTCCAATCTTACTCTAACTGTAAACCGGATCGTTTAAGGTGGTCTAATGTCACACTTGATTGTCCCGATCTGATCCCACCGGTTGTGCAAAAGACTGTACTGATCGTTGATTCTTGTAGATGCATCGCAATGGACGAGCCCAACGATGAACGGTTGAACAAAAACATTAGGCATCACACGAGACATTTCAAAGGGCGATCCAAAAAACGTACGTGA